TTTCAAAATCGAAACAACAAAAAGTTGTGACATTAATACATAGATAAAAACAAATGCTCTATCTTAAACTTCTACATAAGAAATTCACTACATACACAAAACTATATTAGTGACCACTCCTTTAGCAAGTCAGTGTTGAGATCACAGAGTAATTAACCATGAAGGAAAAAAGTTCGAGGTTGAAGCAGCTGATATCAATGGTGAGTTGCATGACCAGAGCCAAATGCATAGCCGTCAGAAGCAAAACCGACGCCATGAGAGCGCTCCTCATGCTCACATCGCTCACGCTTCTCTCCAAGAAGAAGAGCTTCTCCATCGTCACCATCACCACCAAGATCAACCACAttttccaccaccaccaccacaaatCTGGTGACGAAATCGACGACAATGATCCGAGCAAGGCGATCGTCCTCTACAGTAGCAACTCCGCGGCCAGCTGCTGCAAAGACATCAGCGGCGGATGTGAAACTATAAGAGAATTCTACGGTGGCGGCGACGACGATGATGATAAATATCCAGATCTGAGGCACTCGCTGttcgaggaggaggagaaggagctGGCGGAGCTGCTGGATTATCCGAATTCGCAGATTTGAATGAATTTGATAGCATGTAAGACGCAGGTTTAAattcataatgtaatttcctaaaataccctcagcatattttctataattaaaataaataatatttattccattaaaatgtgtggctgagatttgatCTCTAGTTATACCCTTAAGagtagttatatcttgatcactatcatatatatatatatatatatatatatatatatatatatatatatatatatatatatatatatatatatatatatatatagggttgtgatcaatgtcgaaccaattttaaagaccgaactagagaccaaatctgggccattagatctagtttttttgatgagatgtgctgctgtgtaaatttttcggtcttcattacaagcc
This sequence is a window from Salvia splendens isolate huo1 chromosome 5, SspV2, whole genome shotgun sequence. Protein-coding genes within it:
- the LOC121804118 gene encoding uncharacterized protein LOC121804118, with translation MKEKSSRLKQLISMVSCMTRAKCIAVRSKTDAMRALLMLTSLTLLSKKKSFSIVTITTKINHIFHHHHHKSGDEIDDNDPSKAIVLYSSNSAASCCKDISGGCETIREFYGGGDDDDDKYPDLRHSLFEEEEKELAELLDYPNSQI